In Halomarina salina, one DNA window encodes the following:
- a CDS encoding DUF84 family protein, which translates to MHVAVGSANPVKRRAVASVVAGEWTVESVAVPSDVAEQPRGHVETRTGAENRARAAFDATAETSPSSPRLGVGIEGGVADVEGCDALFLVNWAAATDGERLTRATGPSFPLPDHVARRIRDGEELGPVMDDELGESDVKKRQGAAGVFTAGMVDREASLATGVAAALGPFVSEQYESR; encoded by the coding sequence ATGCACGTCGCAGTCGGGAGTGCGAACCCGGTGAAACGCCGGGCCGTCGCCTCGGTCGTCGCGGGGGAGTGGACCGTCGAGAGCGTCGCCGTCCCCTCGGACGTCGCCGAACAGCCACGGGGTCACGTCGAGACGCGGACCGGCGCGGAGAACCGGGCGCGAGCGGCGTTCGACGCGACGGCAGAGACGTCGCCGTCGTCGCCGAGGCTGGGTGTCGGTATCGAGGGCGGCGTCGCAGACGTCGAGGGCTGTGACGCGCTGTTCCTCGTCAACTGGGCGGCCGCTACCGACGGAGAGCGCCTCACCCGTGCGACCGGTCCGTCGTTTCCCCTCCCCGACCACGTCGCCCGTCGCATCCGCGACGGCGAGGAGCTCGGCCCGGTGATGGACGACGAACTCGGCGAGTCGGACGTGAAGAAGAGGCAGGGCGCGGCGGGCGTGTTCACCGCCGGGATGGTCGACCGCGAGGCGAGTCTCGCGACCGGTGTGGCCGCGGCGCTCGGCCCGTTCGTCTCCGAGCAGTACGAGTCGCGCTGA
- a CDS encoding flippase-like domain-containing protein: MTVEVSVVLPAYNEEATIEGTIETTLDTLGSFLPEDSFEVIVAEDGCDDRTPEIAARFAGRDPRVRHVHSDERLGRGGALVRAFREADGETLVYFDTDLATDMGHLEELVESVRSGEYDVATGSRWIPGEVAERPRKRGVPSRGFNTLTRTMLGSDLRDHQCGFKAFDREALFDLLDDVADQHWFWDTEVLVRAQRQGYRINEFPVRWTPKGDTKVDLVRDVFGMGSQILRCWYEFSVKPRATPRATMAAGSLLVAVAVLLMTFYIDFGQVLDEMATADPRYVAGAAVVYLLSWPLRGARYRDILAELGYHENVKFLTGAVFISQTGNLVFPARAGDAVRAYIVKARRNIPYPSGFASLAVERVFDLLTITVLAGTVLVGLAVSGLADPSGLGAAPDQYADSGQTALYVAAFVGVATLCAVSLILASARAETNLVRRGVRRLSSDSYADYVAGVIERFVGDVQTVAGNRAAFVRVGTSSVAIWTLDVVTALLVFAAFDVGLSPVVLVSVGFFAVSVGNLAKVLPLTPGGVGLYEGAFTLIVVAFTPVPSTVVIGAAVVDHAVKNVVTLVGGVASTLLLNVSLTTAVEESRDVSPDAAKTND, from the coding sequence ATGACCGTCGAGGTGAGCGTCGTCCTCCCCGCGTACAACGAGGAGGCGACCATCGAGGGCACCATCGAGACGACCCTCGACACGCTCGGTTCGTTCCTCCCCGAGGACTCGTTCGAAGTCATCGTCGCCGAGGACGGCTGTGACGACCGGACCCCGGAGATAGCCGCGCGGTTCGCCGGGCGGGACCCGCGAGTCAGACACGTCCACTCCGACGAGCGACTGGGGCGGGGCGGTGCGCTCGTCCGGGCGTTCCGGGAGGCCGACGGCGAGACCCTCGTCTACTTCGACACCGACCTCGCCACCGACATGGGCCACCTCGAAGAACTGGTCGAGTCGGTGCGCTCGGGCGAGTACGACGTCGCCACCGGCTCGCGCTGGATCCCCGGCGAGGTGGCCGAACGCCCCCGCAAGCGCGGCGTCCCCTCCCGCGGGTTCAACACGCTGACGCGGACGATGCTCGGCTCCGACCTGCGCGACCACCAGTGCGGGTTCAAGGCGTTCGACCGCGAGGCGCTGTTCGACCTGCTCGACGACGTGGCCGACCAGCACTGGTTCTGGGACACCGAGGTGCTCGTCCGCGCCCAGCGCCAGGGCTACCGCATCAACGAGTTCCCCGTACGCTGGACGCCGAAGGGCGACACGAAGGTGGACCTCGTCCGCGACGTGTTCGGGATGGGGAGCCAGATTCTGCGGTGCTGGTACGAGTTCTCCGTCAAACCGCGGGCGACGCCGCGGGCGACGATGGCGGCCGGGTCCCTCCTGGTCGCCGTCGCGGTGCTGCTGATGACGTTCTACATCGACTTCGGGCAGGTCCTCGACGAGATGGCGACGGCCGACCCGCGGTACGTCGCGGGTGCGGCCGTCGTCTACCTCCTCTCGTGGCCGCTCCGCGGGGCGCGCTACCGCGACATCCTCGCGGAACTCGGCTACCACGAGAACGTGAAGTTCCTCACCGGCGCGGTGTTCATCTCCCAGACCGGGAACCTCGTGTTCCCCGCACGGGCCGGCGACGCCGTCCGGGCGTACATCGTGAAGGCACGCCGGAACATCCCCTACCCGTCGGGGTTCGCGTCGCTGGCCGTCGAGCGCGTGTTCGACCTGCTCACCATCACGGTGCTCGCCGGGACGGTGCTCGTCGGACTGGCCGTGTCGGGGTTGGCCGACCCGTCGGGTCTCGGGGCCGCACCGGACCAGTACGCCGACAGCGGACAGACGGCGCTGTACGTCGCCGCGTTCGTCGGCGTCGCCACGCTCTGCGCGGTGTCGCTCATCCTCGCCAGCGCACGCGCCGAGACGAACCTCGTCCGGCGCGGCGTCCGACGGCTGAGTTCTGACTCCTACGCCGACTACGTCGCGGGCGTCATCGAACGCTTCGTGGGCGACGTCCAGACGGTCGCCGGGAACCGGGCGGCGTTCGTCCGAGTCGGCACGTCGAGCGTCGCCATCTGGACGCTCGACGTGGTGACCGCGCTCCTCGTGTTCGCCGCGTTCGACGTCGGCCTCTCGCCGGTCGTCCTCGTCTCGGTCGGCTTCTTCGCGGTGAGCGTCGGGAACCTGGCGAAGGTGCTACCGCTGACGCCGGGCGGCGTCGGCCTCTACGAGGGGGCGTTCACGCTCATCGTCGTCGCGTTCACGCCCGTCCCGTCGACGGTGGTCATCGGCGCGGCCGTCGTCGACCACGCGGTGAAGAACGTCGTCACCCTCGTCGGCGGCGTCGCCTCGACGCTCCTGCTGAACGTCTCGCTGACGACGGCCGTCGAGGAGTCCCGCGACGTCTCGCCCGACGCCGCGAAGACCAACGACTGA
- a CDS encoding acetate uptake transporter → MPKETKLANPAPLGLMGFALTTMILSLINAGLLPDEGGIAVVIPLAMAYGGTMQIVAGILAFRKGDTFETMAFNTYGAFWWWFGLAELFAVNGLLSPSTTAIGVTLVGFGVITTILLVGTLRLNWALFAVFATLAATFYLVGVGDWLGIDVLVTAGGYVGMVTAVLAAYTAAAEVLNWTFGEDRIPLGGSPTSGRRTTAQTAD, encoded by the coding sequence ATGCCTAAGGAAACCAAACTCGCGAATCCGGCACCGCTCGGCCTCATGGGTTTCGCACTGACGACGATGATCCTGAGCCTCATCAACGCCGGGCTGTTGCCGGACGAAGGCGGTATCGCCGTCGTCATCCCCCTCGCGATGGCCTACGGGGGGACGATGCAGATAGTCGCCGGTATCCTCGCGTTCCGGAAGGGCGACACGTTCGAGACGATGGCGTTCAACACCTACGGCGCGTTCTGGTGGTGGTTCGGACTGGCCGAACTGTTCGCCGTGAACGGTCTCCTCTCGCCGAGCACGACGGCCATCGGCGTCACCCTCGTCGGGTTCGGCGTCATCACCACCATCCTGCTCGTCGGGACGCTGAGACTCAACTGGGCGCTGTTCGCCGTGTTCGCGACGCTGGCGGCGACGTTCTACCTCGTCGGCGTCGGCGACTGGCTGGGCATCGACGTCCTGGTCACCGCCGGGGGCTACGTCGGCATGGTGACGGCCGTGCTCGCCGCGTACACCGCCGCTGCCGAGGTGCTCAACTGGACATTCGGCGAGGACCGCATCCCGCTCGGAGGCAGTCCGACGAGCGGCCGGCGAACCACCGCGCAGACCGCGGACTGA
- a CDS encoding radical SAM protein: protein MTDPATLDVTLVDGYVDEPAHFGVPPYVSTYPRYTAGALVDAGVPDERITYHTIDALRETPAKWQDVEEADLLIYIGGMTVPGKYVGGTPAEPDEVRRMAWTADGTTLMGGPVRFGVGDQNEGASDMERKDLDYDFVAKGDVEAAAYDLVESGLEGFNNRMRDVEEVTRWARKGAFVVENHPNHPDYLIAELETGRGCPYRCSFCTEPLYGNPTFRPPETVVAEVEALYERGVRHFRLGRQADILAYGGDGEAPNPDALRDLYGGIREVAPDLGTLHLDNMNPITVVEYPERSREGIEVIAKHNTPGDTAAFGLESADPVVQEENNLNVTADECFEAVRIVNEAAGWRPGEDSSTAPTHGDEAVNRLPKLLPGINLLHGLKGETRETYDLNEQFLHRVYDAGLMLRRVNIRQVMAFDGTEMSETGSQIAKDHKKLFKQYKTRVREEIDRPMLRRVAPAGTRLPDVHLEYHQDGKTFGRQLGTYPLLVGIPGELELGRTVDVAVTDHGFRSVSGVPYPLDVNAASMDELTAIPGLGKQRAGNLVVDRPFASLSDAEERVEVALADFAEVRSPEGAD, encoded by the coding sequence ATGACCGACCCGGCGACGCTCGACGTCACCCTCGTGGACGGCTACGTCGACGAGCCCGCCCACTTCGGGGTGCCGCCGTACGTCTCGACGTACCCCCGGTACACCGCCGGTGCGCTCGTCGACGCCGGGGTCCCCGACGAACGAATCACGTACCACACCATCGACGCCCTGCGGGAGACGCCCGCGAAGTGGCAGGACGTGGAGGAGGCGGACCTGCTGATATACATCGGCGGCATGACCGTCCCCGGCAAGTACGTCGGAGGGACGCCCGCCGAACCCGACGAGGTGCGTCGAATGGCGTGGACCGCCGACGGCACGACGCTGATGGGCGGTCCCGTCCGCTTCGGCGTCGGCGACCAGAACGAGGGCGCGAGCGACATGGAGCGCAAGGACCTCGACTACGACTTCGTCGCCAAGGGCGATGTCGAGGCCGCCGCCTACGACCTCGTCGAGAGCGGGCTGGAGGGGTTCAACAACCGGATGCGCGACGTCGAAGAGGTGACGCGCTGGGCGCGCAAGGGCGCGTTCGTCGTCGAGAACCACCCGAACCACCCGGACTACCTCATCGCCGAACTCGAAACTGGACGGGGCTGTCCGTACCGCTGCTCGTTCTGCACGGAACCGCTGTACGGCAACCCGACGTTCAGACCGCCAGAGACCGTCGTCGCCGAGGTCGAGGCGCTGTACGAACGCGGCGTCCGGCACTTCCGGCTCGGCCGGCAGGCCGACATCCTCGCCTACGGCGGCGACGGCGAGGCCCCCAACCCCGACGCGCTGCGAGACCTCTACGGCGGTATCCGCGAGGTGGCCCCGGACCTCGGGACGCTCCACCTCGACAACATGAACCCCATCACCGTCGTCGAGTACCCCGAGCGCTCGCGGGAGGGCATCGAGGTCATCGCGAAGCACAACACGCCCGGCGACACCGCGGCGTTCGGTCTGGAGAGCGCGGACCCCGTCGTCCAGGAGGAGAACAACCTCAACGTCACCGCCGACGAGTGTTTCGAGGCGGTCCGCATCGTCAACGAGGCGGCCGGGTGGCGACCCGGCGAGGACTCTTCGACGGCACCGACCCACGGCGACGAGGCGGTGAATCGCCTCCCGAAACTCCTGCCGGGCATCAACCTGCTCCACGGACTGAAGGGCGAGACCCGCGAGACGTACGACCTGAACGAGCAGTTCCTCCACCGGGTGTACGACGCGGGCCTGATGCTCCGACGGGTCAACATCCGGCAGGTGATGGCGTTCGACGGCACCGAGATGTCCGAGACGGGGTCGCAGATAGCGAAGGACCACAAGAAGCTGTTCAAGCAGTACAAGACGCGCGTTCGGGAGGAGATCGACCGGCCGATGCTCCGACGGGTCGCGCCCGCCGGGACGCGCCTGCCGGACGTCCACCTGGAGTACCACCAGGACGGGAAGACGTTCGGCCGACAGCTGGGGACCTACCCGCTGCTGGTGGGGATTCCCGGCGAACTCGAACTCGGTCGGACGGTCGACGTCGCGGTCACGGACCACGGGTTCCGGTCCGTGTCGGGCGTCCCGTACCCCCTCGACGTGAACGCGGCGTCGATGGACGAACTCACCGCGATTCCGGGCCTCGGGAAGCAGCGGGCGGGCAACCTCGTCGTCGACCGGCCGTTCGCGTCGCTCTCGGACGCCGAGGAGCGCGTCGAGGTGGCGCTGGCCGACTTCGCTGAGGTCCGGTCGCCCGAGGGAGCCGACTGA
- a CDS encoding NAD(P)/FAD-dependent oxidoreductase translates to MSEAADTPTSVASADTDRAPTVAVVGGGAVGVTTAHDLAQRGAHATLYERGSVADGASGRAAGVCYDAYADRIDAELGDRAMARFREFSGTGGFEFTDCPYVILVREGDERRADAIREGVGRMRDHDRDVSLVAPAELAGEFPSLRTDDVALAAVARNAGYADPGAYTAAMADAARSEGVEIREETPVGLHRDDGEDDPVVDTEDGSEVYDAVVVAAGAHSGRVLAEAGLPIPLKPYRVQALVTDPDPVTDRVPMCFDATGGYYLRPRDGGLLVGDGTEPVERDPDDWNREADDWFLADCAGYQETTLGRSYPVARAWAGLCTATPDGHPLCGERAPGVFVATGWQGHGFMRAPALAERLAAQVVGAGPGIDAFDPQRFDGDEEFAVVEGMELD, encoded by the coding sequence ATGAGCGAAGCGGCGGACACCCCGACGAGCGTCGCGTCGGCCGACACCGACCGCGCCCCGACGGTGGCCGTCGTCGGTGGCGGCGCGGTCGGCGTCACGACCGCTCACGACCTCGCCCAGCGCGGAGCCCACGCGACGCTGTACGAGCGCGGGTCGGTCGCGGACGGCGCGAGCGGCCGCGCGGCGGGCGTCTGCTACGACGCCTACGCGGACCGAATCGACGCCGAACTCGGCGACCGCGCGATGGCGCGGTTCCGCGAGTTCTCCGGGACCGGCGGCTTCGAGTTCACCGACTGTCCGTACGTTATCCTCGTCCGCGAGGGGGACGAGCGCCGCGCCGACGCCATCCGCGAGGGCGTCGGTCGGATGCGCGACCACGACCGGGACGTGTCGCTGGTCGCCCCCGCCGAACTCGCCGGGGAGTTCCCGTCCCTCCGGACCGACGACGTCGCTCTCGCGGCCGTCGCGCGCAACGCCGGGTACGCCGACCCCGGCGCGTACACCGCCGCGATGGCCGACGCTGCGCGCTCGGAGGGCGTGGAGATTCGAGAGGAGACGCCCGTCGGTCTGCACCGGGACGACGGCGAGGACGACCCGGTCGTCGATACCGAAGACGGGAGCGAGGTGTACGACGCCGTCGTCGTCGCCGCTGGTGCGCACTCGGGACGGGTACTGGCCGAGGCGGGGCTACCGATACCGCTGAAACCCTATCGGGTACAGGCGCTCGTGACCGACCCCGACCCGGTCACGGACCGCGTGCCGATGTGCTTCGACGCGACCGGCGGGTACTACCTCAGACCGCGGGACGGTGGTCTGCTCGTCGGTGACGGGACCGAACCGGTCGAGCGCGACCCGGACGACTGGAACCGGGAGGCCGACGACTGGTTCCTCGCCGACTGTGCCGGCTACCAGGAGACCACGCTCGGGCGGTCCTACCCCGTCGCTCGCGCGTGGGCGGGCCTCTGCACGGCGACGCCCGACGGCCACCCGCTCTGTGGCGAACGCGCGCCGGGCGTGTTCGTCGCCACCGGCTGGCAGGGCCACGGGTTCATGCGCGCCCCGGCGCTGGCGGAACGACTCGCGGCGCAGGTGGTCGGGGCCGGCCCCGGTATCGACGCGTTCGACCCGCAGCGCTTCGATGGCGACGAGGAGTTCGCCGTCGTCGAGGGGATGGAACTGGACTAG
- a CDS encoding creatininase family protein, whose translation MHLADHTTRSFAAALDDVEVGVLPVGSTEQHGPHLPLSTDHLVAEAVAADLDHDAATVLPTLAIGVSGHHRQFHGTLSVSEETFERFVRETVESLADHGVRKVVVVNGHGGNIGALERAARTLRAEETAFLAPWHWWDAANYVIGHADQHETSLVLHLAEDLVDEEHAAEAEAEGATSWGKTVHGASIGFDTADFSESGAVGHPTEGTAMLGEDLLEESVAELDAFVDWLTERPFEDLLAEPHR comes from the coding sequence ATGCACCTCGCGGACCACACCACGCGGTCGTTCGCCGCCGCACTGGACGACGTGGAGGTGGGCGTCCTGCCGGTCGGTTCGACCGAGCAGCACGGCCCGCATCTCCCCCTCTCGACCGACCACCTCGTCGCCGAGGCCGTCGCCGCCGACCTCGACCACGACGCCGCCACCGTCCTGCCGACGCTCGCTATCGGCGTCAGCGGCCACCACCGCCAGTTCCACGGGACGCTGTCGGTGAGCGAGGAGACGTTCGAGCGGTTCGTCCGCGAGACGGTCGAGAGCCTCGCGGACCACGGCGTCCGGAAGGTCGTCGTCGTCAACGGGCATGGAGGGAACATCGGGGCGCTGGAGCGAGCGGCCCGCACGCTCCGCGCCGAGGAGACGGCGTTCCTCGCACCGTGGCACTGGTGGGACGCGGCCAACTACGTCATCGGCCACGCCGACCAGCACGAGACGAGTCTGGTGCTCCACCTCGCCGAGGACCTGGTCGACGAGGAACACGCCGCAGAGGCGGAGGCGGAGGGGGCGACCTCCTGGGGCAAGACGGTCCACGGCGCGTCCATCGGCTTCGACACGGCCGACTTCTCCGAGAGCGGCGCGGTCGGCCACCCGACAGAGGGGACGGCGATGCTCGGGGAGGACCTCCTGGAGGAGAGCGTCGCGGAACTCGACGCGTTCGTCGACTGGCTGACCGAGCGCCCGTTCGAGGACCTGCTGGCCGAACCGCACCGATGA
- a CDS encoding DUF429 domain-containing protein yields MDVYGVDFSGAADAGRTTWLASATVEGTEQGDGHLRVETVRSLTDLAGTADRAPALAELRERLQEPTAAGLDFSFGLPFGVHDCDSWPEFLRWFPGEFDGPDDLRARCRERVEYRTDGERSYVGRATDEQVGASSPYHWLVAHQTFYGVRDVLGPLVTDGAVTVAPMQERESDADDRPTLCEVYPAATLRSLDLPDERYKGADAADREAYAERRERIVAGIPDDCTLTPSVRTAALDDTGGDALDAVLAAYATYRAVREGFATDREFHPAEGYIYV; encoded by the coding sequence ATGGACGTCTACGGCGTCGACTTCAGCGGCGCGGCCGACGCGGGCCGGACGACGTGGCTCGCGTCAGCCACGGTCGAGGGCACAGAGCAGGGCGACGGCCACCTCCGCGTCGAGACCGTTCGCTCGCTGACCGACCTCGCGGGTACCGCCGACCGCGCCCCAGCACTCGCCGAACTCCGCGAGCGCCTGCAGGAACCGACGGCCGCGGGACTGGACTTCTCGTTCGGGCTGCCGTTCGGGGTCCACGACTGCGACTCGTGGCCGGAGTTCCTGCGCTGGTTCCCCGGCGAGTTCGACGGCCCCGATGACCTGCGGGCGCGCTGTCGAGAGCGCGTCGAGTACCGCACCGACGGCGAACGGTCGTACGTCGGCCGAGCGACCGACGAGCAGGTGGGTGCGTCCTCGCCGTACCACTGGCTGGTCGCTCACCAGACGTTCTACGGCGTCCGCGACGTCCTCGGACCGCTGGTGACCGACGGCGCGGTCACCGTCGCGCCGATGCAGGAGCGCGAGAGCGACGCCGACGACCGGCCGACGCTCTGTGAAGTCTACCCCGCCGCGACGCTCCGCTCGCTGGACCTGCCCGACGAGCGCTACAAGGGCGCCGACGCGGCCGACCGCGAGGCGTACGCCGAGCGTCGCGAGCGCATCGTCGCGGGGATACCCGACGACTGCACGCTGACCCCGTCGGTCCGGACGGCGGCGCTCGACGACACCGGCGGGGACGCCCTCGACGCGGTGCTGGCGGCCTACGCCACGTACCGGGCGGTCCGGGAGGGGTTCGCCACCGACCGGGAGTTCCACCCCGCCGAGGGCTACATCTACGTCTGA
- a CDS encoding DUF7559 family protein produces MPKTMEVKCTESDCELDMFELHYTYDMPDETGVEDFSCPYCGTGDGLEEIVL; encoded by the coding sequence ATGCCGAAGACGATGGAGGTCAAGTGTACCGAGTCGGACTGCGAACTCGACATGTTCGAACTCCACTACACATACGACATGCCAGACGAGACCGGTGTCGAGGACTTCAGCTGCCCGTACTGCGGCACGGGGGACGGCCTCGAAGAGATAGTGCTGTGA
- a CDS encoding Hsp20/alpha crystallin family protein: MFKELGERVESAVLEGIGRSSARWQEKTPLKVDLLESEDAFLAVFDAPGVHREDVEVRFDENTVFVRIDRFRDFHDEFDMRLPGRGLSLDGSVDLPADAEVDAREADATVTQNGTLRVHVPKTESGRSVTVGDEPGDGPLDGGAPGSGGDATGADDGPVEVSTGDAGVDTDESDDTDLGSDSTDLGSDDADPETGLSEDEVPDGPEDDEFDGLDGDDEK; this comes from the coding sequence ATGTTCAAGGAGTTGGGCGAGCGCGTCGAGAGCGCCGTTCTCGAAGGCATCGGGCGCTCGTCGGCCCGCTGGCAGGAGAAGACGCCGCTGAAGGTCGACCTGCTGGAGAGCGAGGACGCCTTCCTCGCCGTCTTCGACGCCCCCGGCGTCCACCGCGAGGACGTCGAGGTCAGGTTCGACGAGAACACCGTCTTCGTCCGCATCGACCGCTTCCGTGACTTCCACGACGAGTTCGACATGCGCCTGCCCGGTCGCGGCCTCTCGCTCGACGGGTCCGTCGACCTCCCGGCCGACGCCGAGGTGGACGCCCGCGAGGCCGACGCCACCGTCACGCAGAACGGCACGCTCCGCGTCCACGTCCCGAAGACGGAGTCGGGGCGCTCCGTGACCGTCGGCGACGAACCGGGCGACGGCCCCCTCGACGGGGGCGCACCGGGCAGCGGCGGTGACGCGACCGGCGCGGACGACGGACCCGTCGAGGTCTCCACCGGCGACGCCGGGGTCGACACCGACGAGTCGGACGACACGGACCTCGGCAGCGACAGTACCGACCTCGGCAGCGACGACGCCGACCCCGAGACCGGGCTGAGCGAGGACGAGGTCCCCGACGGACCCGAGGACGACGAGTTCGACGGCCTCGACGGCGACGACGAGAAGTGA
- a CDS encoding DUF7388 family protein, with the protein MLTSDTYARTGLDALALKPTEHDLDAAAALDVDVLALDYEGREALPGEETLRALAADRTLLLTAPVRADGFDPLGDDGLLREVPAEVGLTFVAGHGAYLTAEERARAIAPRLRAALDWHAERSADADRTPATKPWVGTESIERVALAAGDDAVQYDLLDRSTAGEVRAMRRMGYEGDVAVYAPTLLTDDEDVLLDALGGYVARRGPVRAALPDGAATDGGATGRAREVLVAACRDYALAGTPEAVGEQVASLHEAGVDTVVGYPARGLDAFR; encoded by the coding sequence ATGTTGACGAGTGACACCTACGCCCGAACCGGACTGGACGCGCTCGCGCTGAAACCGACGGAGCACGACCTCGACGCGGCGGCCGCGCTCGATGTCGACGTGCTCGCGCTCGACTACGAGGGCCGCGAGGCGCTCCCGGGCGAGGAGACGCTCCGGGCGCTCGCGGCCGACCGGACGCTCCTGCTCACCGCGCCGGTCCGCGCCGACGGGTTCGACCCGCTGGGGGACGACGGCCTGCTCCGCGAGGTGCCGGCCGAGGTGGGCCTGACGTTCGTCGCGGGTCACGGCGCGTACCTCACGGCCGAGGAGCGCGCGCGAGCCATCGCACCGCGCCTCCGGGCCGCGCTGGACTGGCACGCCGAGCGCTCGGCGGACGCCGACCGGACGCCGGCGACGAAACCGTGGGTCGGCACCGAGAGCATCGAACGCGTCGCGCTGGCGGCGGGCGACGACGCGGTCCAGTACGACCTGCTCGACCGCTCCACGGCGGGCGAGGTCCGCGCGATGCGCCGGATGGGGTACGAGGGCGACGTCGCCGTCTACGCGCCGACGCTCCTCACCGACGACGAGGACGTGCTACTGGACGCGCTGGGTGGCTACGTCGCCCGACGGGGGCCGGTCCGGGCGGCACTGCCCGACGGGGCGGCTACGGACGGCGGAGCGACGGGTCGCGCCCGCGAGGTGCTGGTGGCGGCGTGTCGCGACTACGCGCTCGCCGGGACGCCGGAGGCGGTCGGAGAACAGGTCGCGTCGCTCCACGAGGCGGGCGTCGACACCGTCGTCGGCTACCCCGCTCGCGGTCTCGACGCGTTCCGATAG
- a CDS encoding NUDIX hydrolase has product MDLSRLAAHDPVAVTGQSREAAVLVSVVDRGDGPAVVFVKRADHLGEHAGQMAFPGGGREPEDEDLLATALREAQEEVSLDPSTVEVVGRLDDIPTITDYSVRPFVARVPDAEFVPDEREVAEVAVLSIADLTDPANYESERRDDPRRGSFRIHYFRVDGYTVWGATGQMLVQFLELATDWRMPSEPDRVVDPDADFPV; this is encoded by the coding sequence ATGGACCTGAGCCGTCTCGCCGCCCACGACCCGGTCGCAGTGACCGGTCAGAGCCGCGAGGCGGCGGTGCTGGTCTCCGTCGTCGACCGCGGCGACGGTCCCGCGGTCGTGTTCGTCAAGCGCGCGGACCACCTCGGCGAACACGCCGGGCAGATGGCGTTCCCCGGTGGCGGCCGCGAACCGGAGGACGAGGACCTGCTGGCGACCGCGCTCCGCGAGGCCCAGGAGGAGGTGTCGCTCGACCCCTCGACGGTCGAGGTGGTCGGTCGCCTCGACGACATCCCGACCATCACCGACTACTCCGTCAGGCCGTTCGTCGCGCGCGTCCCCGACGCCGAGTTCGTCCCGGACGAACGCGAGGTCGCCGAGGTGGCCGTGCTCTCTATCGCCGACCTGACCGACCCGGCCAACTACGAGTCCGAGCGCCGCGACGACCCCCGGCGCGGCTCGTTCCGCATCCACTACTTCCGCGTCGACGGCTACACCGTCTGGGGGGCGACGGGCCAGATGCTCGTCCAGTTCCTCGAACTCGCGACCGACTGGCGGATGCCCTCGGAACCGGACCGGGTCGTGGACCCCGACGCTGATTTTCCAGTTTGA
- a CDS encoding DUF7109 family protein — MSDGGGPDDSSSDEASDDDTLAVDADDLAGVVDLFGALTAAELRKALGELAFKRDVPEPPDSLVDDAVASYHLVEHDGLLVVGPAAFPTLPEGAADLPHILDVDREAPATDAVAQTAERRFREEAGRTLERESPDPSAVERLVDVSYDLEAWGPVDVGEVRERLVAAESDLTDSTDATEG, encoded by the coding sequence ATGAGCGACGGTGGCGGCCCCGACGATAGCAGCAGCGACGAGGCGAGCGACGACGACACGCTCGCCGTCGACGCCGACGACCTGGCGGGGGTCGTGGACCTGTTCGGTGCGCTCACCGCCGCAGAGCTCCGGAAGGCGCTCGGCGAACTCGCGTTCAAGCGCGACGTCCCGGAGCCTCCAGATTCGCTCGTCGACGACGCCGTCGCCTCCTACCACCTCGTCGAGCACGACGGCCTCCTCGTCGTCGGCCCCGCAGCGTTCCCGACGCTCCCCGAGGGGGCCGCCGACCTGCCCCACATCCTCGATGTCGACCGCGAGGCTCCGGCCACCGACGCCGTCGCGCAGACGGCAGAACGCCGGTTTCGGGAGGAGGCGGGACGGACGCTGGAGCGGGAGTCGCCCGACCCGTCCGCCGTCGAGCGACTCGTCGACGTGAGCTACGACCTCGAAGCGTGGGGACCGGTCGACGTCGGCGAGGTGCGCGAGCGTCTGGTCGCGGCCGAGTCGGACCTGACGGACTCGACAGACGCGACCGAGGGGTGA